In Hirundo rustica isolate bHirRus1 chromosome 2, bHirRus1.pri.v3, whole genome shotgun sequence, one genomic interval encodes:
- the SLC35A5 gene encoding probable UDP-sugar transporter protein SLC35A5 isoform X1, which yields MKLEWCGRFALCSKTTSQTFLLGGVFIALGSSRILLMKYSANEDNKYDYLPTTVNMCSEVVKLVLCVVLALWNRKKEKGCMDHLSECFSWKNVCNSMKWSIPAFLYFLDNLIVFYVLSYLQPAMAVLFSNFVIITTALLFRIVLKRRLSWVQWASLVILFLSIVALTRGTGGHQHSLAAHGFHHSMFFRPSNHCLLATGPEEACVEKGNCAAPSFLHSFQWNVTNTMAGALKPLRLSLGHLLILVQCFVSALANIYNEKMLKDVDQLGESIFTQNSKLYAFGVLFNGLMLVLQAKDRRQIGNCGFFYGHNIFSVALIFVTAFLGLSVAFILKFRDNMFHVMIAQINTVIITTVSFVIFDFRPSLEFFLEAPVVLLSIFIYNASKGRGLEYATLRERGKLIKGDAWERSSGDGEEFERLNKPSSDIDTDEDSL from the exons ATGAAGTTGGAGTGGTGTGGTCGATTTGCCCTTTGCTCCAAGACAACCAGCCAGACCTTTCTGCTTGGAGGAGTGTTTATTGCGTTGGGCTCAAGTCGAATCCTCCTGATGAAGTATTCTGCCAATGAAG ATAACAAGTATGATTACCTTCCAACGACAGTGAACATGTGTTCTGAAGTAGTAAAACTGGTCCTATGTGTAGTGTTGGCACTCTGGAATAGGAAAAAAG aaaaggGTTGTATGGATCATCTCTCTGAATGTTTTTCCTGGAAGAATGTATGTAATTCGATGAAATGGTCAATTCCTGCCTTTCTTTACTTTTTGGATAACTTGATTGTCTTCTATGTACTGTCCTACCTCCAGCCA GCAATGGCTGTACTCTTCTCAAATTTTGTCATTATAACAACAGCTCTTCTCTTCAGGATAGTGCTAAA GCGAAGACTCTCTTGGGTACAGTGGGCGTCTCTGGTGATTTTATTCCTATCCATCGTTGCCCTGACTCGAGGAACTGGAGGCCACCAGCACAGCTTGGCTGCACATGGATTTCATCACAGTATGTTTTTTAGGCCATCTAACCACTGCCTTCTCGCTACTGGACCTGAGGAAGCGTGCGTGGAAAAGGGCAACTGCGCAGCACCAAGTTTCCTCCACAGCTTCCAGTGGAATGTGACCAATACCATGGCAGGAGCATTGAAGCCTCTCCgcctcagcctgggccatcTGCTTATTCTAGTGCAGTGTTTTGTGTCTGCGCTGGCTAACATCTACAATGAAAAGATGCTGAAAGATGTGGATCAGCTTGGGGAAAGCATCTTCACACAGAACAGCAAACTCTATGCCTTTGGAGTGCTGTTCAATGGGCTCATGCTAGTGCTGCAGGCTAAGGACCGGAGGCAGATAGGGAACTGTGGCTTCTTTTATGGGCACAACATCTTCTCCGTGGCTCTTATATTTgtcacagctttcctggggctgtcTGTAGCCTTCATCCTGAAGTTCCGAGACAACATGTTCCATGTTATGATTGCTCAGATCAACACTGTCATCATCACTACTGTGTCTTTCGTCATCTTTGACTTCAGACCTTCTCTAGAGTTCTTTTTGGAAGCTCCTGTAGTGCTTCTCTCCATATTCATTTATAATGCCAGTAAAGGAAGAGGCCTGGAATATGCCACTCTGCGGGAAAGGGGAAAACTTATCAAAGGAGATGCGTGGGAGAGGTCAAGTGGG GATGGAGAAGAATTTGAGAGGTTGAACAAACCAAGCAGTGACATTGACACAGATGAAGATTCCCTGTAG
- the SLC35A5 gene encoding probable UDP-sugar transporter protein SLC35A5 isoform X2, with amino-acid sequence MAVLFSNFVIITTALLFRIVLKRRLSWVQWASLVILFLSIVALTRGTGGHQHSLAAHGFHHSMFFRPSNHCLLATGPEEACVEKGNCAAPSFLHSFQWNVTNTMAGALKPLRLSLGHLLILVQCFVSALANIYNEKMLKDVDQLGESIFTQNSKLYAFGVLFNGLMLVLQAKDRRQIGNCGFFYGHNIFSVALIFVTAFLGLSVAFILKFRDNMFHVMIAQINTVIITTVSFVIFDFRPSLEFFLEAPVVLLSIFIYNASKGRGLEYATLRERGKLIKGDAWERSSGDGEEFERLNKPSSDIDTDEDSL; translated from the exons ATGGCTGTACTCTTCTCAAATTTTGTCATTATAACAACAGCTCTTCTCTTCAGGATAGTGCTAAA GCGAAGACTCTCTTGGGTACAGTGGGCGTCTCTGGTGATTTTATTCCTATCCATCGTTGCCCTGACTCGAGGAACTGGAGGCCACCAGCACAGCTTGGCTGCACATGGATTTCATCACAGTATGTTTTTTAGGCCATCTAACCACTGCCTTCTCGCTACTGGACCTGAGGAAGCGTGCGTGGAAAAGGGCAACTGCGCAGCACCAAGTTTCCTCCACAGCTTCCAGTGGAATGTGACCAATACCATGGCAGGAGCATTGAAGCCTCTCCgcctcagcctgggccatcTGCTTATTCTAGTGCAGTGTTTTGTGTCTGCGCTGGCTAACATCTACAATGAAAAGATGCTGAAAGATGTGGATCAGCTTGGGGAAAGCATCTTCACACAGAACAGCAAACTCTATGCCTTTGGAGTGCTGTTCAATGGGCTCATGCTAGTGCTGCAGGCTAAGGACCGGAGGCAGATAGGGAACTGTGGCTTCTTTTATGGGCACAACATCTTCTCCGTGGCTCTTATATTTgtcacagctttcctggggctgtcTGTAGCCTTCATCCTGAAGTTCCGAGACAACATGTTCCATGTTATGATTGCTCAGATCAACACTGTCATCATCACTACTGTGTCTTTCGTCATCTTTGACTTCAGACCTTCTCTAGAGTTCTTTTTGGAAGCTCCTGTAGTGCTTCTCTCCATATTCATTTATAATGCCAGTAAAGGAAGAGGCCTGGAATATGCCACTCTGCGGGAAAGGGGAAAACTTATCAAAGGAGATGCGTGGGAGAGGTCAAGTGGG GATGGAGAAGAATTTGAGAGGTTGAACAAACCAAGCAGTGACATTGACACAGATGAAGATTCCCTGTAG
- the CCDC80 gene encoding coiled-coil domain-containing protein 80 yields MNWRPALSLALLWAAWLVCGSENTERLVERGSHGVRKVPLAYRAPSSLLRRSGAPLRNSSPNPQHPVTKRNFSASPKPPAKLLQGEARSQARGMGTRMRLVQRLTAAAKYPKSEMIKDEGISSATQSRVVRFPSGSSSPNVLASFAGKNRVWVISAPHASEGYYRLMMSLLKNDVYCELAERHIQQIVLFHEEGEEGGKIRRITNEGKILEQPLDPALIPKLMSFLKLEKGKFGMVLLKKTLQVEERYPYPVRLEAMYEVIDQNPIRKIEKMRQKGFIQTCKAAGVEGQVVEEGNNGGTMQPTPGSEHVQVSARKEDPRKSNNQPTRTKTVRKPMTTTAAPPLPTVRTTILPATTTTTRATTHAVTTASRSTTTTTPLPNTQRTWTMKSHPTTEYHKLPAVPDATTPRVTASEDFYSPVWKPNRRDRQRGHQEKQLAATRKPNKAARYDSFTEVPTTPSVHYTKANVGRFKDNRTDRKDFNHRDLNVTPGQHKPTKTKPTKKKTQEKILSNEYEDKYDPSKPASSHLEEQFAAGNIPPKKGKESKKHDRIDKPEKKKKKDRPDKQQKSEKQSKKIKAEKKSKQDKDRSKKKKGSRTENEDFPKSNKKTFLQPPRKSATNLLEYFEGKRRLILITTPKADNTMYVQQRDEYLESFCKMATRKISVITIFGTMNNSSMKIDHFQLDNEKPMKVIEDEDLVDQQLISDLRKEYGMTYNDFFMVLTDTDMKVKQYYEVPIAMKSVFDLIDTFQSRIKDMERQKKEGIVCKEDKKQSLESFLSRFRWRRRLVVISAPSDEDWAYSQQLAALSGQACNFGLRHITILKLLGVGEDIGGVLELYPINGSSTVDREDIPANLVKDIRNYFQISPEYFSMLLVGKDGNVKSWYPSPMWSMAIVYDLIDSMQLRRQEMTIQQSLGMQCPDDEYGGYGYHSYHQGYQEGYQDDYRHHGSYHHGYPY; encoded by the exons ATGAACTGGAGGCCAGCTCTCAGCTTagccctgctgtgggcagcatGGTTAGTGTGTGGCTCTGAAAATACAGAGAGGCTAGTGGAAAGAGGGAGCCATGGAGTTAGGAAAGTGCCCCTCGCTTACAGAGCTCCAAGCAGCCTCCTGAGAAGGTCTGGAGCACCCCTGAGGAATTCAAGCCCAAATCCTCAACACCCTGTCACCAAGAGGAATTTTTCAGCATCTCCAAAGCCACCTGCCAAGCTCCTTCAAGGGGAAGCACGTTCCCAGGCCAGGGGCATGGGGACCAGAATGAGACTGGTACAGAGACTCACAGCTGCAGCCAAATACCCCAAGTCCGAGATGATTAAGGACGAAGGGATATCCTCTGCCACCCAGTCACGAGTGGTACGTTTCCCTTCAGGGTCAAGTTCTCCCAATGTCCTGGCcagctttgcaggaaaaaatCGAGTGTGGGTCATTTCTGCCCCCCATGCCTCTGAGGGCTACTACCGGCTCATGATGAGCCTGCTGAAAAATGATGTTTACTGTGAATTGGCTGAGAGGCACATCCAGCAGATCGTGCTGTTCCAcgaagaaggggaagaagggggaaaaattaGAAGGATAACCAATGAAGGAAAGATCCTGGAACAGCCACTAGATCCTGCCCTCATCCCTAAGCTCATGAGCTTTCTGAAActggagaaagggaaatttGGCATGGTACTGTTGAAGAAAACCCTGCAAGTGGAGGAAAGGTATCCTTATCCAGTCAGGCTAGAGGCCATGTATGAAGTCATTGATCAGAACCCCATCAGAAAAATTGAGAAGATGAGGCAGAAGGGCTTCATCCAGACATGCAAAGCAGCTGGGGTGGAGGGGCAAGTGGTTGAGGAAGGCAATAATGGGGGCACCATGCAGCCTACCCCTGGCAGTGAACATGTCCAGGTGTCAGCAAGGAAGGAGGATCCAAGGAAGAGCAATAATCAGCCAACAAGGACCAAAACAGTGAGGAAACCAATGACAACCACAGCAGCCCCTCCTCTGCCTACAGTAAGGACCACTATCCTCCCTGCCACCACCACAACTACTCGTGCCACCACACATGCAGTGACAACAGCCAGCCGGTCTACAACAACAACCACACCCCTCCCCAACACACAGAGGACCTGGACAATGAAATCACATCCGACCACAGAGTACCACAAGCTGCCAGCAGTCCCTGATGCTACCACGCCACGAGTCACAGCCTCTGAGGACTTCTACTCTCCTGTGTGGAAACCAAACCGCAGGGACCGGCAGCGTGGCCATCAAGAGAAACAGCTGGCAGCCACTCGGAAACCAAACAAGGCTGCCCGCTATGACAGCTTCACAGAGGTCCCAACAACTCCCTCAGTGCACTATACAAAGGCAAATGTGGGTAGATTTAAAGATAACAGAACAGACAGAAAGGACTTTAACCACAGGGACCTGAATGTCACTCCCGGGCAACACAAACCAACTAAGactaaaccaacaaaaaagaagaCCCAAGAAAAGATACTCAGTAATGAGTATGAAGATAAATATGACCCTAGCAAGCCTGCTAGTTCCCATTTAGAGGAACAATTTGCAGCCGGAAATATTCccccaaagaaaggaaaagaatcaaAGAAGCATGACCGAATAGATAAACctgagaagaagaagaagaaggacaGACCTGACAAACAGCAGAAGAGTGAGAAGCAGTCCAAGAAGatcaaagctgaaaaaaagagcaagcagGACAAAGACCGcagtaagaagaaaaagggaagcagGACTGAGAATGAGGATTTTCCCAAGTCCAACAAGAAGACTTTCCTACAGCCTCCCAGGAAATCAGCAACTAACCTCCTGGAATATTTTGAAGGCAAGAGGAGGCTCATT CTGATCACAACCCCCAAGGCAGACAACACCATGTACGTACAGCAGCGAGACGAGTATCTGGAGAGCTTCTGCAAGATGGCAACAAGGAAGATCTCAGTCATCACAATTTTCGGCACCATGAACAACAGCAGCATGAAAATTGACCACTTCCAGCTAg ATAATGAAAAGCCCATGAAAGTGATAGAAGATGAAGATCTTGTGGACCAGCAGCTCATCAGTGACTTGAGGAAAGAGTATGGGATGACCTACAATGATTTCTTCATGGTGCTTACAGACACTGACATGAAGGTCAAG caATATTATGAAGTACCCATAGCAATGAAGTCAGTGTTTGATTTGATTGACACCTTCCAATCACGAATTAAAGAcatggaaagacagaaaaaggagggcATTGTCTGCAAAGAAGATAAGAAGCAATCCCTTGAGAGCTTCTTATCCAG GTTCCGATGGAGAAGGCGGCTGGTGGTGATCTCTGCTCCCAGTGATGAAGACTGGGCTTATTCCCAGCAGCTTGCTGCTCTCAGTGGACAAGCCTGCAATTTTG GTCTGCGCCACATAACTATCCTCAAATTGCTGGGAGTTGGAGAAGATATTGGAGGTGTGTTAGAGTTGTATCCAATTAATG GAAGCTCAACTGTAGACCGAGAAGACATCCCGGCTAATTTGGTGAAAGACATTCgaaattatttccaaattaGCCCAGAATATTTCTCCATGCTTCTGGTGGGGAAAGACGGCAATGTCAAATCCTGGTATCCTTCTCCAATGTGGTCAATGGCCATTGTGTATGACCTGATCGATTCCATGCAGCTCCGGCGCCAGGAAATGACAATCCAGCAGTCCCTGGGCATGCAGTGCCCCGATGACGAGTATGGTGGGTATGGCTACCACAGCTACCACCAGGGCTACCAGGAAGGTTACCAAGATGACTACCGTCACCACGGAAGTTACCACCATGGATATCCGTACTGA